One Nilaparvata lugens isolate BPH unplaced genomic scaffold, ASM1435652v1 scaffold4776, whole genome shotgun sequence genomic window, GCTGCCCCCAATTTGATGCTGATACGAAAGTAGGGAGAATGCTGTTAGGTAGTGTCAGTGATTAGTGAAGGAGAGAGCATCGGGCCTCTCTATCTTTGAGAGAGATCCGtgtaaaaagtaatatctctcggactctagtatttaaattttatgaaacCGTTTCCACACTTTTGCCAAGTGCGTATAAATGACAACgagcgcgagagtgtggatggctaCTATGCAAGCGCTCTCCTTCACTCAGCCAGTATAGATATACCGCGAGCCGCTTGGCAAGCGACTTGGCAGTGTGTGGAAGCGATATTAGGACTCGGCCTTGGATACAGAGCGATCTGCAATCCTATCTGTACCTAGATCGCATATATTGGAATAGATAATAGATATTATAGGAacctatatagtgaggtccacgttataatggcagtggagagagataggagagcaacgttgtTGATTCTCTGTCTGCCACTGTTTCTATAGAGGAGATTTGTTACCGGCGTATCTGATGTATTATTGACTGTTGTTCTTgtaaaagattattattatatcgatAAAGAAATGTAcatatattttgaatatgattttgttcattaattattatatttctacattgttaagaaacGATCTAGCAACGTTGCGGAAGGTAGAAGAGTATAGCGCAATGTgatttgtcgaataatagacaagtttctgtttggcttgagaattTGCAACAtcagcacgaaacggtcgtcgccacagcAAAGAATATGAATGTTTTTTTactttaaagttatataagaatacaatagtaataatagacaaggatatcaacaccaatgttttgcaaatactgtcattatattgGGATCTCATTACAGGAATGACCTTCATTGGAAGTGGACAACTATTAAATCATTTAGAATCTCGTTAAGGATTGGTAGAAGCCAGACATCAAGTAATAGAACAaattaaattcacaaatttaagCCGATTTAAAACAACAAAAGCTATTTATTCTCCATTCAACAACGTTTATCTCATTCAAACACTAATACACTACTTACTTTTACACATTAAACAGCTATTATTTACAAAACTtgattgttgaaatatttttgaataatgtaCTGGAATCAATTAAGAATTCTTCATCATATTCTCGTTAGCCACCATTTGAACTCGTGAAAGCGTTGTGAATTCGttgattcattttcatgtaCTTCTCAGCACAATTGATAACACATTTATCCTGTAACAAAAGGAAAGTTTATcaaaatgaatagaatgaaaaagactaagatattgtcgaaaaaccactgatttattgaaattagaaagaccactgatttattgaaattagtttattgataaactgtttatcagagattgacaatggtgtaataaccgaaaccggtctttctaatttcaataaatcagtggttttttgacaatatcttagtctttttcattcaatatgaataattaccacaatatcaacttctcaactacacaaaaaatgatagAATTGTTGGATAATTTAGAAATAGCAGTTATAATCACTTCACATAAAGGTATGAAAATTTCACTATAAAAATCACTCTTTTATCGGTTCTATCAGTTTTCCTTATACAGAGGGTTCTGAATGAAGGTGTCCATAGGTCAGGGCGTCATTCCTCACatcataggtccgaaaatgcttggttaccaagttatacagagtgaaagatttcgtctgaatttcagttcccccgCTGAAACGAAGCCCTGCGGGATAGTgaatttgttggctgttaattaagaaataaaaattaaaattttgttaatttaaatttagcgtactttatcctatactattaaacgagcaatttctgtttatatgattagatgtttggatatttagatgtttataatatgtttgtatttcaccggatctcgaaaacggctctaacgattcccACGAAATTtagagcatagtaggtttataatataaaaattcgattgcaccaggtctcatacccgggaaaactcgctgaaggacattagaaggatattattattattcatcattggagaaacagctgataataattatttcgtcgtctgttgatgatggaagtgagtgagcgagttcatgtgtgtggtaTTGTGTCAAAATTCTGACTCAGcagttgaacttttgtaatcattcaatcaggtacttagtgccggttgcaaaaaagccgggttattttcaatccagattaattccagtagatccatctttttactttcctggccctactaccataggtaagaaaaagtattgctttccaaaaaaaattaatgtaccccaatttcaagttttctatacgtttcaaggtcccctgagtccaaaaacatgatttttgggtattggtctgtgtgtgtgtgtatgtctgtgaacaccataactccattcctaattaaccgattgacttgaaattttaaacttaaggtccttataccatgaggatccgacaataagaaattcaataaattcaattcaagaggcggaaaaaatggcggataattactaaaaaccatgtttttcacggtttttctcgaaaacggctctaacgattttcttcaatttatatcatggatagctatttatatgccctatcaaatgacatgagtctcatttctgggaaaattgcaggagctccgtaatattcttgagaaaaatggcggataattactaaaaaacatgtttttcacgattttctcaaaataacttgaccgattttttcaaattcataccctgtataattatttatcagctctatcaactggcatgagtcgcctttctgggaaaccaatgggggtccaccccatccttgagaaatggacttagtagactaacctccttctcgtgcatgaggtaggtaggtagcgcagttcataaaaagaacacataatcgagatatttcatctgtagaacagctgtttttacgactttaaaaaatgacgactaaaaaaaaataatcgaatttcacacaaagaaaaagttctctgaaaacaattatatatacacatatacagaagtctgattgtagtttcaaatatgagcaaggaaagttgtgtgagtgtaccacaccaaatttttgaaatggtcttctctgatttggttcacgtgaaattaatcaggattaaaattcaaccggcctctgtgcaaccgggcctcatcCATCTACCTTGTACAGTGTACTTCAACAATCttaagctggattcccacatatcagtatcagtgaaagtgaccggcaaagtgaaaatataataatttccataagttctaatttgactattcccactcagcatGGCCGAGCGAGTATGTTTAGTCCTACTGGATTTTCTTGGGGGGAATTATCATAGACtaaatgaacaattatttttcctacagttacgttgaaaagtggccattgctgcactgattacagaacgcaaagaatcacttttccgctctagtgcgggaaaaatttttctgcactccagatttgcaacatggcaacgcaaaatacttagtaggttatatggagcaacagtgcagcaaaatcaaaatgaagttggtaacagtgactgctgtggctgctatagtgagcagaggtgcaacgaagcacaacgcgctaattattattcattatatattataaccaaggacaacgaggactttaggattttaggattaaggtttttatcaataataaaattacacagaaaaacattgctgcatttcaggcaattttacccataattacccacttttcatattaaatggtaactgtaggaaaaacttaatgtgaaatacgtgcgcaaagttcctctgctgcactcaagaaaccattccgccctcgcctacggctcgggcgtaaacgtttctttcggtgcagcaaactgtcactttgcgcactagttgcacaaataactatattgaATCTGAGTTATGTTGACACTGTACGGTACCAGTCACTTATAAgtctggtttccgagctcgggatttagctaagttctagactttaaacagttggagtcagaaacgaggcgtagtcgcagtttttattttctcatttctgtagttggaaacgtttttccttgacgaaattaacgtttctaaataattcaaaatagctgaaacttttagctgacactattttctctttattttattttctagttttttattttattttctagttttttattttctattttttgaaatttaattcaaacgtgactttgacaatgactacgactacgccccgtttcggaaagccaattttcttactccagctgtttgaagtctagaacttagccaaatcccgagctcggaaaccggcccttaattgACACTGATATTCTAGGAATCCAACTCAACACTACAAGCGAACGCACAAAGCTGACAGACGTCTGCAGATTGCAGATAGACGGATAAGTTATTCATCCATATCTTGTTCTGTATCTTCCAACTTGTTCAGATATTGCAACCCATACAGACGCCCGTATGTATTCATACGTCTGCATACAAACGTTTCATTTTTTCCAAGTCCGTCTGCTGTTTGTGTGAGTTTGCCTTACTGCCTACACACTACCTATCACTATGCAGTCTTCAAGATTAAGCCttgtaaaatattaaaaatatatataaatattgtcataattttaatgttatttttcCTACTTACTTCCTGATTCTTTACGCTTCTTGTTGTGAAGTCCCATACGCAGTCAGCAAAGCAAATTTCTGACAGCTTATTGTAGGATAGTAGGAAGTCCTTGAActgaaaaaatgtgaaaattacTAGAGTAGCCAGTATTCGCGGTAAAATTGCATGTAAAACTCTTCCAAGATGTTTCTCGAGTTTTATACATCTATTCTAAagatattctattccattctattctattctatgtgTGGGTAGAATAACCAATAACAgggaaaaaacattatttttcatgGGAGTATTCACACATTTTTAACTCTCATTTTGTCAACGCTCCTATAGGAACGAAGTGCAATATGGggtaatatttttttcctacagttatgttgaaaagtggccattgctgcactgattatagaacgcaaagaatcacttttccgctctagtgcgggaaaaatttttctgcactccagatttgcaacatggcaacgcaaaatacttagtaggttatatggagcaacagtgcagcaaaatcaaaatgaagttggtaacagtgactgctgtggctgctatagtgagcagaggtgcaacgaagcacaacgcgctaattattattcattatatattataaccaaggacaacgaggactttaggattttaggattaaggttttatcaataataaaattacacagaaaaacatttgatggttttcaggc contains:
- the LOC120355781 gene encoding mitochondrial import inner membrane translocase subunit Tim9-like; amino-acid sequence: MTDDRQYTKASKIIFTFFQFKDFLLSYNKLSEICFADCVWDFTTRSVKNQEDKCVINCAEKYMKMNQRIHNAFTSSNGG